The Diprion similis isolate iyDipSimi1 chromosome 11, iyDipSimi1.1, whole genome shotgun sequence genome includes a region encoding these proteins:
- the LOC124412657 gene encoding arylsulfatase B-like has product MDALWLRLATLLAVLLHIAGSPSGMPYGSTREKRSKPVEGPKKPHIVVILADDLGWNDVSFHGSNQIPTPNIDALAYNGVILNSHYVPALCTPSRSALMTGKYPIHLGMQHSVILEPEPRGLPLKEKLMPEYLRDAGYKTHAIGKWHLGYHRAVYTPTYRGFDSHFGYWNGLQDYYSHQVAATFNSYRGFDMRRNMTVAWDTAGKYSTDLFTDEAVRLIETHNSDDPMFMYLAHLAPHTGNQDNPFQAPDEEVAKFTHIADPERRIYAAMVSKLDQSVGEVVAALRRRGMLENSIILFMSDNGAPTYGIHSNRGSNYPMRGMKDSPWEGGVRGVAAIWSPLIDATNRVSNQLMYVTDWLPTLYAAAGLDVTALGNIDGVNMWPALRGNKPSPRSEIVVNIDDVSNYAAIRMGDFKYIIGATNTGLEWYGESGKPEIDAIAETLGTYDPDLVLKSRSGVALTGVITARQVEEVKKMRENHVEGAQMTATILTDRKIQSLRTEAVLNCNVKEENKIACNPLESPCLFNIKEDPCEIVNLAKTRPLILATLEEALMRHRVTVIPASNLDSDPKADPKYWQGIWVNWNDAFPMKFISNDSEEPRRISGPAIAVIAILLGLTTVGLIVLFTVKFRKNSSTETHPEHGTFQKIPGEGNDNGTNSAVLEPTEVLPNSKSIQSFKDFASLKDLARNID; this is encoded by the exons ATGGACGCCCTGTGGTTACGGCTAGCAACATTGCTGGCCGTGCTTTTGCACATCGCAGGAAGTCCCAGTGGAATGCCCTACGGTTCGACAAGAGAAAAGAGATCGAAGCCAGTGGAAGGGCCAAAAAAACCACACATAGTAGTGATCCTAGCCGACGACTTG GGATGGAACGACGTAAGTTTTCACGGTTCAAACCAGATACCGACACCGAACATCGACGCCTTGGCTTATAACGGTGTGATATTGAATAGCCATTACGTACCCGCCTTATGCACGCCGAGCAGATCTGCACTGATGACCGGAAAGTATCCCATTCACCTTGGAATGCAGCATTCAGTTATCCTAGAACCAGAGCCTCGAGGGCTACCGCTCAAGGAAAAACTGATGCCAGAG taCCTGAGAGATGCGGGTTACAAGACTCACGCGATTGGCAAATGGCATTTGGGCTACCATCGAGCGGTCTACACGCCAACGTATCGGGGCTTTGATTCGCACTTTGGGTACTGGAACGGGCTTCAGGATTATTATAGTCACCAAGTAGCTGCTACG TTCAATTCTTACCGAGGATTCGACATGCGGAGGAACATGACAGTCGCCTGGGACACAGCTGGAAAATATTCCACCGATCTTTTCACAGATGAAGCGGTTAGGCTGATCGAAACCCACAATTCCGACGACCCAATGTTCATGTACCTGGCACACCTTGCTCCGCACACCGGCAATCAAGACAACCCCTTTCAAGCACCCGACGAAGAGGTAGCAAAATTCACGCACATCGCAGACCCCGAAAGGCGAATTTACGCGG CAATGGTGTCGAAACTCGATCAGAGCGTCGGCGAAGTGGTAGCAGCCCTAAGGCGACGAGGGATGCTGGAGAATAGCATAATTCTATTTATGTCTGACAACGGTGCTCCAACGTACGGAATTCATAGCAACAGAGGAAGCAACTACCCTATGCGCGGG ATGAAGGATAGTCCCTGGGAAGGTGGAGTTCGCGGCGTCGCGGCGATATGGAGTCCCTTGATAGATGCAACGAACAGAGTATCCAACCAACTCATGTACGTAACTGACTGGTTACCAACACTCTACGCGGCTGCAG GCTTAGACGTCACAGCACTCGGCAATATAGACGGTGTTAACATGTGGCCAGCCCTACGTGGTAACAAGCCAAGCCCGCGTTCAGAGATAGTGGTGAACATCGATGatgtgtcaaattacgcggccATACGAATGGGCGACTTTAAATACATCATTGGAGCCACTAACACGGGTCTAGAATGGTATGGAGAGTCAGGAAAGCCGGAGATCGATGCCATTGCTGAGACTTTGGGAACTTACGATCCAGATTTGGTACTGAAAAGCAGATCCGGGGTTGCGCTTACTGGTGTAATAACAGCCAGGCAAGtggaagaagtgaaaaaaatgcgGGAAAATCACGTGGAAGGAGCACAGATGACTGCTACTATACTAACTGACCGAAAAATTCAATCCTTGAGGACTGAAGCCGTGCTAAATTGCAACGTCAAAGAAGAGAACAAG ATTGCGTGTAACCCATTGGAGTCACCATGTCTGTTCAACATAAAGGAAGACCCTTGCGAGATAGTAAATCTAGCGAAGACAAGGCCTCTGATTCTCGCGACGCTGGAAGAAGCTCTCATGAGACATCGAGTGACAGTTATTCCAGCGAGCAACCTTGACTCGGATCCAAAAGCTGACCCAAAGTACTGGCAAGGTATCTGGGTGAACTGGAACGACGCTTTCCCGATGAAATTCATTAGCAATGATTCGGAAGAGCCAAGGAGAATATCAGGACCTGCGATCGCCGTGATTGCGATTCTACTGGGTCTAACAACGGTCGGTTTAATCGTGCTGTTCACAGTgaagtttagaaaaaattcatccaccGAAACTCACCCCGAGCATGGCACCTTCCAGAAGATACCCGGAGAAGGTAACGACAATGGTACCAACTCCGCTGTTTTAGAACCCACCGAGGTCCTACCAAATTCGAAAAGCATACAGAGTTTCAAAGATTTCGCTTCTCTCAAAGATCTGGCACGGAATATCGACTGA
- the LOC124412658 gene encoding ankyrin repeat domain-containing protein 27-like, whose amino-acid sequence MDPDEIVYNEFYHTLRNEYRKKYDLALSKCWNICVPAGNSLRGLPITDEFVDDHILKAHPEIPHHFTSIGAGNSCLYKFENTSLKLIEENEPTKVNSQHKIRIVSIEKGYNKEFQIYMILVLEKPIHPKYMSPNSRMKEEVKLNCSVVSYKDARSFLDQLPGQGNTPLDKLKSTLRQIDLDDFNSSEELSSTLQDLTRRYWAIIMRKQSLCLQRDARFQKLLTTSLEVFIMHFMYDKIYYLLASALEQEDMYLNKKLIEFVDAGITPDQLGADESLAISLPAAIVELATLDAREGPLEKSLCLRSTLDLIVAEIKAAIAEVQTKTDNDETTVSSFLYTQSTDELIPLLIYVIVRSRPKRLVTDLHYIQNFLWSASPRDGLSDSLSTFEAAVGILFHLEVLNLPDRSRKVKTELPIGELLDVIARSDEDFTPLDRQIHQLATMLEKCTQN is encoded by the exons ATGGATCCTGATGAGATAGTTtacaacgaattttatcatacTTTAAGg AATGAATATAGAAAGAAATATGACCTTGCGTTATCCAAATGTTGGAACATCTGTGTGCCTGCTGGTAACTCATTGCGGGGCTTGCCGATAACGGATGAATTTGTCG ATGATCACATTCTAAAAGCACATCCTGAAATACCGCACCATTTCACTTCAATCGGAGCAGGGAATTCTTGtttatacaaatttgaaaatacatcGCTGAAGCTAATAGAGGAAAATGAGCCAACGAAAGTCAATAGTCAGCACAAGATCAGAATAGTATCCATTGAGAAAGGATACAACaaggaatttcaaatatatatgaTACTGGTTCTGGAAAAGCCGATTCACCCAAAATATATGTCGCCGAATAGTCGGATGAAAGAAGAAGTGAAATTAAATTGTAGCGTTGTCTCGTATAAGGA TGCAAGAAGCTTCCTTGATCAGTTGCCGGGGCAGGGGAATACTCCGCTTGACAAACTGAAGTCTACGTTGAGGCAAATTGATTTGGACGATTTCAATTCATCCGAGGAACTCAGTTCAACCCTACAAGATCTCACTCGTCGTTACTGGGCAATAATCATGCGCAAACAGAGTCTTTGCTTGCAGCGAGATGCTCGATTTCAGAAGCTACTCACTACCTCCTTGGAAGTATTCATAATGCACTTTATGTACGATAAAATATACTATCTCCTCGCCAGCGCGCTGGAGCAGGAAGATATGTATCTCAATAAGAAACTAATTGAATTCGTCGATGCTGGTATTACACCTGATCAACTAGGGGCTGACGAGTCGTTAGCCATTTCACTACCCGCCGCCATAGTCGAACTCGCAACGCTGGACGCACGAGAAGGTCCGCTGGAGAAATCGCTCTGCTTGAGAAGCACCCTGGACCTGATTGTCGCCGAGATTAAGGCAGCAATTGCCGAAGTACAAACAAAGACTGACAACGACGAAACTACGGTTTCGTCCTTCCTTTATACTCAATCCACAGACGAGCTGATTCCACTGCTCATATACGTAATTGTAAGATCTCGTCCTAAGCGACTCGTAACTGATTTACACtacatacaaaattttctttggtcCGCATCGCCACGTGACGGACTTTCCGATAGTTTAAGTACCTTTGAGGCGGCGGTTGGTATCTTGTTTCACTTAGAAGTACTCAACTTGCCAGACAGAAGTCGCAAAGTAAAAACGGAGTTACCCATCGGTGAACTCCTCGATGTTATAGCTAGATCTGACGAAGATTTCACTCCTTTAGACAGACAAATACACCAGTTGGCTACCATGTTAGAAAAGTGTACACAGAATTGA